One Fusarium poae strain DAOMC 252244 chromosome 4, whole genome shotgun sequence DNA window includes the following coding sequences:
- a CDS encoding hypothetical protein (BUSCO:45758at5125): protein MAATLPQPIHATFSSLWHSRVSSLSMSSRKETCRASSVPDWLPQNTPETMNTLPLTSTEWSNIITDVKTEFLHRRYRSCATRCGEILNNLQDSSIVEPAYLIYLHFYAANSLEMLARALDQGVPARTTLLYQARDHYQRASTLINAADSTVGPALLRRPSGTTMTLPSLHSADSSVSSYVSSSWTSSHSLSPASSISSIQSAPTCKRKKKRVTFSDVPMELRERPDSPTLGLGSFLGPARSSSPEFSGSESSIPPALRASSQPPRSILTPRSAQNEAAPCVQSELDPFRHARSVHRYSALLSGLQRQVFRHLQFIEAELDQQQSIVREEEKPLSPATRVVVPTTSATPNADKARSPELQARIERLRAKGWERKRFDVQRYAELRESASADME, encoded by the exons ATGGCCGCTACATTGCCTCAACCAATTCATGCAACCTTTTCTTCGCTTTGGCACTCACGAGTATCGTCGTTATCCATGTCGTCGCGCAAAGAGACTTGCCGCGCCTCCTCAGTCCCTGACTGGCTCCCTCAGAACACCCCAGAGACAATGAACACTCTACCTTTAACGTCTACCGAGTGGTCAAATATTATTACCGATGTCAAAACAGAATTTCTTCACCGTCGTTACCGTTCTTGTGCGACTAGGTGCGGCGAGATCTTGAATAATCTTCAGGATTCT AGTATCGTTGAGCCAGCCTATCTCATTTACCTTCATTTTTATGCCGCCAACTCACTCGAGATGCTCGCTCGTGCACTTGACCAAGGCGTCCCAGCACGCACTACACTCCTTTACCAGGCTCGCGATCACTACCAACGCGCGTCGACTCTCATCAATGCCGCAGATTCGACTGTCGGTCCGGCTTTGCTACGAAGGCCATCTGGAACTACGATGACACTCCCCAGCCTTCACTCAGCCGACAGCTCTGTGAGCTCCTATGTTTCATCGTCATGGACATCGTCCCACAGCCTGTCTCCTGCATCGTCAATTTCATCTATTCAGAGTGCACCCACTTGCaagcgaaagaagaagcGAGTGACATTCAGCGATGTGCCCATGGAGTTACGCGAGCGTCCAGATTCACCAACACTTGGCCTCGGTAGCTTTCTTGGGCCTGCAcgttcatcatcaccagaaTTTTCTGGAAGTGAATCTTCTATACCACCAGCTCTTCGGGCCTCGTCGCAGCCTCCCCGATCGATCCTCACACCACGCTCCGCACAGAACGAGGCTGCGCCTTGTGTGCAATCAGAGCTCGACCCTTTCCGCCATGCTCGCTCTGTGCATCGCTACAGTGCCCTTCTTTCCGGCCTGCAGCGACAAGTCTTTCGACATCTTCAGTTCATCGAAGCGGAGCTGGACCAGCAGCAAAGTATTGTaagagaggaagaaaagcCGCTATCACCGGCCACGAGGGTTGTGGTCCCGACTACGTCTGCTACACCAAACGCCGATAAGGCTCGCTCGCCAGAGCTACAGGCACGAATCGAGCGGTTAAGGGCAAAGGGCTGGGAACGTAAACGATTTGACGTGCAACGGTATGCTGAGTTGCGCGAAAGTGCTTCTGCAGATATGGAATAA
- a CDS encoding hypothetical protein (BUSCO:41994at5125) — MLSRAARPALRAAVAANARATAVPSTAATYATLREIEDRLKSIRNIEKITNTMKIVASTKLNRAQRAMNDSRTYGQTSNEVYESAETKAVETEDKKKLIIVCSSDKGLCGGIHSGLSRYIRRLYANGETFDLVLVGEKAKAQLSRTNPKAIQLTFAGIGKGVPTFADAQAIADQVIQLPTEYTDVQILYNSFVNAQTYEPALIEAFSEEAIQQSPNFSAFEVDDEVLGNLREYGLANSLYWALAEGHACEQSARRNAMDNASKNAGEMISKYQILFNRTRQAVITGELVEIITGATASADM, encoded by the exons ATGTTGTCGCGAGCCGCCAGACCAGCTCTCCGAGCTGCTGTTGCAGCTAACGCTCG GGCCACTGCCGTCCCCAGCACCGCTGCTACCTATGCGACTCTCCGTGAGATCGAGGACCGTCTCAAGTCCATCCGAAACATCGAGAAGATCACAAACACCATGAAGATTGTCGCCtccaccaagctcaaccGAGCTCAGCGCGCCATGAACGACTCCCGCACCTACGGACAAACCTCCAACGAGGTTTACGAGTCTGCTGAGACCAAGGCTGTCGAGAccgaggacaagaagaagctcatCATTGTCTGCTCTTCCGACAAGGGTCTTTGCGGTGGTATTCACTCTGGTCTGTCCCGATACATCCGCCGACTCTACGCCAATGGCGAGACCTTCGACCTCGTCCTCGTTGGtgagaaggccaaggctcAGCTCTCCCGAACCAACCCCAAGGCTATCCAGCTCACCTTCGCTGGTATCGGCAAGGGTGTTCCCACCTTTGCCGACGCtcaggctatcgccgaccaGGTCATCCAGCTCCCCACTGAGTACACCGATGTCCAGATCCTGTACAACAGCTTCGTCAATGCTCAGACCTACGAGCCTGCTCTGATTGAGGCATTTTCCGAGGAGGCTATCCAGCAGTCCC CCAACTTCTCCGCCTTCGAGGTTGACGACGAGGTTCTTGGCAACCTCCGCGAGTACGGTCTTGCCAACTCTCTCTACTGGGCCCTTGCTGAGGGTCACGCCTGTGAGCAGTCTGCCCGACGAAACGCTATGGAT AACGCCTCCAAGAACGCTGGTGAGATGATCAGCAAGTACCAGATTCTTTTCAACCGTACCCGACAGGCTGTCATTACCGGAGAGCTGGTCGAGATTATCACTGGTGCTACTGCCTCTGCGGACATGTAA
- the HTS1 gene encoding Cytoplasmic and mitochondrial histidine tRNA synthetase: MAPKNKFELKTPKGTKDWEGKDMVIRDHIFNTITQVFKRHGGVTIDTPVFELREILAGKYGEDSKLIYDLADQGGEICSLRYDLTVPFARFLAMNKQIQNIKRYHIAKVYRRDQPAMTKGRMREFYQCDFDIAGTYDPMLPDAEVLRIITEVFEGLGWNGGYTIKLNHRKILDGIFQVCGVPEDKIRTISSAVDKLDKLPWADVRKEMTEEKGLDGEVADRIGEWVVLKGKQDLLQKLQSTESLAANESMKKGMEDLELLFEYLEAFNCLDQVSFDLSLARGLDYYTGLIYEVVTQGSAPEVTPGQEKTDSKPSKKKGKKGGEDEDRSDDPTVGVGSVAAGGRYDNLVGMFSGKSQIPCVGISFGVDRIFSITKAKLAAEKSAAVRGNDVDVYVVGLGKGFLKERMSVCTKLWEAGIKAEFSYKAKPKFQPQFKAAEANGVPFAILLGDDEVAAGKVKIKELGLQEGHPEKEGVLISQEDMAKEIKVRLQRKRELDAMTTQAEGLRVVHGIKGDAVKDAEKKEEDTKPDTTPAAAEPTPETEEQGPANPAA; the protein is encoded by the exons ATGGCGCCCAAGAACAAATTCGAGCTCAAGACCCCCAAGGGCACAAAGGATT gggagggaaaggatatggTCATCCGTGATCACATattcaacaccatcacccAAGTCTTCAAGCGTCACGGCGGAGTCACAATTGATACACCCGTTTTCGAGCTTCGAGAGATTCTCGCCGGTAAATATGGAGAAGATAGCAAGCTCATTTACGATCTCGCCGACCAAGGTGGTGAGATCTGCTCCCTGCGATACGACTTGACCGTCCCCTTCGCCCGCTTCCTTGCCATGAACAAGCAAATCCAGAACATCAAGCGATACCACATCGCCAAGGTCTACCGTAGAGACCAGCCTGCCATGACCAAGGGCCGTATGCGAGAATTCTACCAGTGCGATTTCGACATTGCTGGAACCTACGACCCCATGCTGCCCGACGCCGAAGTTCTACGTATCATCACAGAAGTCTTCGAGGGACTTGGCTGGAACGGTGGATACACGATAAAGCTGAACCACAGAAAGATCCTCGACGGTATCTTCCAGGTCTGCGGCGTGCCTGAAGACAAGATCCGTACCATCTCATCGGCTGTCGACAAGCTTGACAAACTGCCCTGGGCTGATGTGCGCAAGGAGATGACCGAAGAAAAGGGACTTGATGGCGAGGTCGCTGATCGAATTGGAGAGTGGGTTGTTCTGAAGGGCAAGCAAGATCTACTCCAGAAACTGCAGAGCACTGAGAGCCTGGCCGCCAACGAGTCTATGAAGAAGGGTatggaagatcttgaacTTCTTTTTGAATACCTTGAGGCTTTCAACTGCTTGGACCAGGTTTCTTTTGACCTCAGCCTGGCTCGAGGTCTCGATTACTACACCGGTCTCATCTACGAGGTTGTCACTCAAGGTTCCGCTCCCGAGGTTACCCCTGGCCAGGAGAAAACAGATTCCAAACcttccaagaagaagggcaagaagggtGGCGAGGACGAGGATCGCTCCGATGATCCCACTGTTGGCGTTGGAAGTGTGGCCGCTGGAGGCCGATACGACAACCTCGTTGGCATGTTCTCTGGCAAGAGCCAAATCCCTTGCGTCGGTATTTCTTTCGGCGTCGACAGAATTTTCTCTATCACCAAGGCTAAgctggctgctgagaagagTGCTGCTGTCCGCGGCAACGACGTTGACGTCTATGTCGTGGGTCTCGGAAAGGGCTTCTTGAAGGAGCGTATGTCAGTGTGTACTAAGCTCTGGGAAGCTGGTATCAAG GCTGAGTTTTCTTACAAGGCCAAGCCTAAGTTCCAGCCGCAGTTCAAGGCTGCCGAGGCTAATGGCGTGCCTTTTGCAATTTTGCTTGGTGATGACGAGGTGGCCGCAGGcaaggtcaagatcaaggagctGGGACTTCAGGAGGGCCATCCCGAGAAGGAAGGCGTTCTCATCTCCCAGGAAGATATGGCCAAGGAGATCAAGGTCCGACTTCAACGAAAGCGCGAGCTTGATGCGATGACCACACAAGCCGAAGGCCTTCGAGTGGTTCACGGCATCAAGGGCGATGCAGTCAAGGAtgcagagaagaaggaggaggataCCAAGCCCGATACTACACCAGCAGCGGCCGAGCCGACTCCAGAAACGGAAGAGCAAGGCCCCGCCAACCCAGCGGCGTAG
- a CDS encoding hypothetical protein (BUSCO:54324at5125), which yields MAGATRDRRLVKELGKMHKDGMPPGITLIERNDSVAGDWFVDIQVLDENPLYKDQIYRLKFHFPKMYPIEPPEVTFDKQTDRPIPMHPHIYSNGIICLDLLGQQGWSPVQSVSSVCMSIQSMLTSNDKDERPPGDEDFVRGNRQRPRDIEFLYHDNTV from the exons ATGGCTGGAGCCACGCGGGATAGGCGTCTGGTTAAAGAGCTAGGCAAG ATGCACAAGGATGGAATGCCTCCTGGTATCACGTTGATAGAGCGAAACGACAGCGTTGCCGGCGACTGGTTCGTCGATATCCAGGTGCTCGACGAGAATCCCCTTTACAAAGATCAAATCTACCGCCTCAAGTTCCACTTCCCCAAGATGTATCCCATAG AACCGCCAGAGGTTACCTTCGATAAGCAAACCGACCGTCCGATCCCAATGCACCCTCACATATACTCCAACGGCATCATCTGCCTTGATTTGTTAGGCCAACAGGGCTGGAGTCCTGTCCAAAGTGTTTCCAGCGTCTGTATGAGCATTCAAAGCATGTTGACGAGCAACGACAAGGACGAGCGACCTCCTGGTGACGAAGACTTTGTGCGAGGCAACAGACAACGACCCCGAGACATCGAGTTCCTCTACCACGACAATACCGTCTAG
- a CDS encoding hypothetical protein (BUSCO:33726at5125) has protein sequence MDPAMPSAHFISSQPKRSIQWSLVVASPVTLINKDRLVVPSSSLPLSKTALPSLLQRRDLSQTNILCARDLIVILDLQLSPKPNGSLSDYPANMSFAGMLNRLHGQPESYDKKAKYKFGRTLGAGTYGVVREADGPTGKVAVKIILKRNVKGNEQMVYDELEMLQKLKHPHIVKFVDWFESRDKFYIVTQLATGGELFDRICEQGKFTEKDAAETIKQVLLAVDFLHKNNIVHRDLKPENLLYLDRDPESDLVLADFGIAKMLDGKGESLKTMAGSFGYAAPEVMRKEGHGKPVDMWSMGVITYTLLCGYSPFRSENLQDLIRECTDNSVVFHERYWKDVSNDAKDFILKLINPEADKRWTSEEALGHIWLTGENATDYNLLPEIKSFRARSRFRRIIEKIKLQARIEKLKAMEEDPDNSDLSAIFSEVARAKLADEKEEREVLRVTQEVEKDAKRRSFQA, from the exons ATGGACCCGGCGATGCCTTCAGCCcacttcatctcatctcaa CCCAAGAGGTCCATACAGTGGAG CTTGGTCGTCGCAAGTCCCGTCACCTTAATTAACAAGGACCGCCTTGTCGtcccttcttcctctcttcctctttcaaAAACAGCTCTCCCCTCGTTATTGCAGAGGCGTGATTTATCACAAACCAACATTCTTTGCGCCCGAGACTTGATTGTC ATTCTTGATCTCCAGCTGTCTCCAAAACCCAACGGGTCGCTATCTGACTACCCCGCCAACATGAGTT TCGCCGGCATGCTAAACAGGCTTCACGGCCAGCCTGAGAGCTACGACAAGAA AGCCAAGTACAAGTTCGGTCGAACCCTCGGTGCCGGAACATATGGAGTAGTTCGTGAGGCCGACGGCCCTACCGGCAAGGTCGCAGTCAAGATCATCCTCAAGCGAAATGTCAAGGGCAACGAGCAGATGGTCTATGACGAGCTCGAGATGCTGCAGAAGCTCAAGCACCCTCATATCGTCAAATTTGTCGACTGGTTTGAGTCGAGG GACAAGTTCTACATTGTTACGCAGCTCGCTACCGGCGGCGAGCTTTTTGACCGTATCTGCGAACAGGGCAAGTTCACCGAGAAGGATGCCGCCGAAACTATCAAGCAAGTTCTTCTTGCTGTCGATTTCCTCCACAAGAACAACATTGTTCACAGAG AtctcaagcctgagaacCTTCTCTACCTTGACAGAGACCCCGAATCCGACCTCGTGCTAGCTGACTTCGGTATCGCCAAGATGCTTGACGGAAAGGGCGAGTCTCTCAAGACCATGGCTGGTTCCTTTGGTTATGCTGCCCCCGAGGTGATGCGCAAGGAAGGCCACGGAAAGCCCGTAGACATGTGGTCTATGGGTGTTATAACTTACACCTTGCTCTGCGGTTACTCACCTTTCCGAAGCGAGAACCTTCAGGATCTCATCCGGGAATGCACTGATAACTCTGTCGTCTTCCACGAGCGCTACTGGAAGGATGTTAGCAACGACGCCAAGGACTTCATCCTGAAGCTTATCAACCCTGAAGCTGACAAGCGTTGGACTAGTGAA GAAGCGTTGGGCCATATCTGGCTCACCGGTGAGAATGCCACCGACTACAACTTGTTGCCTGAGATCAAGTCGTTCCGCGCCAGAAGCCGTTTCAGGCGTATCATCGAAAAGATCAAGCTCCAGGCCCGTATCGAAAAGCTCAAGGCTATGGAGGAGGATCCCGACAACTCAGATTTATCGGCAATCTTCTCCGAGGTTGCCAGGGCAAAGCTCGCAGACGAAAAGGAGGAAAGAGAGGTTCTCCGCGTCACGCAAGAGGTTGAAAAGGATGCCAAGCGACGCAGCTTCCAGGCTTAA
- a CDS encoding hypothetical protein (BUSCO:3974at5125), whose product MAPRIKFSIEQIRNKARKDLLYLLEGVRGKKNVILDQSLVGPIGTIVKVATLQEYGVDKFFILENDNADTSQRNVVFISRGECGRHAETIAAQIKRIQRESQTGHDFHIFWVPRRTLVSDKLLEDAGVLGDVNISELPLSFFPLEKDVLSLELDGSFRDLYLSKDVTPNFLMAKALMEIQQNHGLFPRVIGKGDNAKRVADLLSRMRQELLAGEGTAEANKIGLTPSTTNESVIIIDREVDFVTPLLTQLTYEGLIDEVFEIHNNQTKVDTTVVGAPAQASAATSQSRKRTIQLDSSDKLYEQLRDANFAIVGSLLNKVARRLQKVQSDYESKHKTKTIAELKDFVSQLPGYQQEQQSVKTHTGLAEEIMKHTRTDEFKGLLEVQQNLAAGADPSSQFDGIEELISRDAPIAQTLRLLCIYSCISGGIRPKEFDQFKRLILQGYGYQHLLTLSNLEKLQLFLSKSSPLAGMIPIPGTNVGAVTTGSKTNYTYLRKQLRLIVDEVQEDDPNDVSYVYSGYAPLSIRLVQCILQKQYLLSVTKGNSASTAGAPPGVGTQGWQGFDEAVKHVRGQTFYEHQKGEDKAVKARALLSGSGNKQTVFVVFVGGITFTEIAALRFIAKQEEGRRNIVIYQYLKKPPTNAAMGTDFGQSFRKGIGIRKTDIDGGPVNDSIPSSNTLAMSGVPGRISPPITPDVVSVPQSRQTSMEIASEIAPEIVVWTEDMDIDNTSPVESDDELSSLKSDFEEEPHQVDADPISIQTSTDGDPVNSFPSSLSNLTELSDLSSIPSMASSKATTPTPVEAEGLQDQEQPIDEQPPSHQQSPSHEAERYNFNIRPKASIPTDISPYRYASECISAAESSRLNPYALHPEEYLLLRHHVSYTQVTTYLNVRNGILRLWLQRPWIGVTRLEAVGCANARWFDAASVCYDWLVRRGYINYGCVQIPETETEDSIAPVRRQKTIAVIGAGISGLGCARQLEGLFKQFADRFQERGEPPPRVVVLEGRSRVGGRVYSREFQTKPKEPAPAFEGKRHTAEMGGMIITGFDRGNPINILLRGQLSLPYHALTADTTIYDSNGRAVDPVRDQLVEKLYNDCLDRVSEYKHKNQPAKLIEGRRDLIEEGRDSPGDGSKTMFQEEETAAAQPDAAPVAQQNVPEKVNLIPVSSDKLTGRVHMEPGTPATIKASDKAKLMGWTIRDSAEGENIDLVPAIHEEGATLGSVLDSTISQYKQIVGLNAQDHRLINWHVANLEYSNATSLHNLSLPLWDIDAGNEWEGSHTMVVGGYQSVARGLAQCPSPLDLKTKFPVKSISYHTGEGMASAAIECEDGSVVDADAVVCTIPLGVLKQNNIVFNPPLPSWKTDVVERLGFGILNKVILVYDKIFWEQDRHIFGVLRESSNRHSTSQKDYATSRGRFFQWFNVSNTTGLPCLIALMAGEAGFETEHSSNDSLVAEATEVLRRVFGKDVPYPVEAMVTRWGSDRFARGSYSSAAPGMQPEDYDVMARPVGNLFFAGEHTIGTHPATVHGAYLSGLRAASEVLETLIGPVEVPTPLILPRDSVLLRKRKEPARDLKPARLQAYEQEIQAHIQAKIGERPSRPPKVASNPYILYSRDLFDVARKKCEENRKPGRGGRAVPNEVRIMTSKMWKEATPEERKPYEDQANEMKQGYAEAVQAWNQATKKWDQESAALRAAYEKENPFDAYKMQMEDLPREASYKQRRTRNISYAEDGDSDAGF is encoded by the exons ATGGCTCCTCGTATAAAATTCAGTATCGAGCAAATCCGAAATAAGGCTCGCAAGGACCTGCTGTATTTGCTTGAAGGT GTTCGCGGAAAGAAGAATGTTATCCTTGATCAGAGTCTTGTCGGTCCAATCGGGACTATAGTCAAGGTTGCAACTCTTCAAGAATATGGAGTGGATAAGTTCTTCATTTTGGAGAATGACAACGCAGATACAAGCCAGCGCAATGTCGTCTTCATTTCTCGTGGCGAGTGTGGCCGCCATGCCGAAACTATAGCAG CCCAGATTAAACGCATCCAGCGCGAAAGCCAAACAGGGCACGACTTTCACATCTTTTGGGTCCCGCGCCGAACCCTCGTATCCGATAAGCTGCTTGAAGATGCCGGTGTATTGGGCGACGTCAATATTTCCGAACTCCCACTTTCCTTCTTTCCTTTGGAGAAAGATGTACTATCCTTGGAGCTCGACGGTTCGTTTCGCGACCTGTACCTCTCGAAGGACGTTACGCCAAACTTCCTCATGGCGAAAGCCCTCATGGAGATACAGCAAAACCACGGTCTCTTCCCACGAGTGATAGGAAAGGGCGATAATGCAAAGCGTGTCGCAGATCTACTGTCACGTATGCGCCAAGAACTTCTCGCCGGCGAGGGAACAGCAGAAGCAAATAAGATTGGGCTGACGCCCAGTACCACAAACGAGAGCGTCATTATTATTGATCGCGAGGTTGACTTTGTTACACCGTTACTTACTCAACTTACATATGAAGGCCTCATAGACGAAGTCTTTGAAATCCACAACAACCAGACCAAGGTTGACACAACTGTCGTTGGCGCACCGGCGCAGGCGTCGGCTGCAACCTCACAAAGTCGCAAGCGAACGATACAATTGGACTCAAGCGACAAGCTATACGAACAGCTACGAGACGCCAATTTTGCCATCGTTGGTAGCTTACTCAACAAGGTGGCCAGGCGATTACAAAAGGTGCAAAGCGACTACGAAAGCAAACACAAAACCAAAACTATTGCAGAGCTCAAGGACTTTGTTAGCCAGCTACCAGGATATCAACAGGAACAACAGAGCGTGAAGACACACACGGGTCTAGCGGAAGAGATTATGAAACACACCAGGACAGACGAATTCAAGGGACTTTTAGAAGTCCAGCAAAACCTTGCTGCAGGAGCCGACCCGTCAAGCCAGTTCGACGGAATTGAAGAACTGATATCGCGAGATGCTCCGATAGCGCAGACGCTGAGATTACTGTGTATATACTCCTGTATATCCGGAGGCATCAGACCCAAGGAATTCGACCAATTCAAACGTCTTATCCTCCAAGGTTACGGTTACCAGCATCTGCTTACACTCAGCAATCTCGAAAAACTCCAGCTTTTCTTGTCAAAATCATCACCCCTGGCCGGAATGATACCCATTCCAGGTACTAATGTCGGGGCCGTGACAACAGGCAGCAAGACGAATTACACATATCTTCGCAAACAGCTCCGGCTTATCGTTGATGAAGTTCAAGAGGATGACCCCAACGACGTTTCCTATGTGTACAGCGGCTATGCTCCTCTCTCCATCCGCCTGGTGCAATGCATCTTGCAGAAGCAATATCTTCTCTCTGTGACGAAAGGCAATAGCGCGAGCACGGCGGGAGCGCCCCCAGGCGTGGGTACGCAAGGTTGGCAGGGATTCGACGAAGCAGTCAAACATGTCCGTGGTCAGACATTCTATGAGCACCAAAAGGGTGAAGACAAGGCCGTCAAAGCGCGAGCTTTGCTCTCCGGCAGCGGTAACAAGCAGACTGTCtttgttgtctttgttggCGGTATCACTTTCACAGAGATCGCCGCGCTAAGATTCATTGccaagcaagaagaag GACGACGAAATATCGTCATTT ACCAATACCTGAAGAAGCCCCCAACCAACGCCGCTATGGGAACAGACTTTGGACAGAGCTTCCGTAAAGGAATCGGTATTCGAAAGACAGACATTGATGGGGGACCCGTCAATGACTCGATACCGTCGTCAAATACTTTAGCCATGTCAGGTGTCCCAGGCCGGATATCACCTCCTATAACCCCAGACGTCGTTTCGGTTCCTCAGTCACGGCAGACATCTATGGAAATAGCCTCTGAGATTGCCCCAGAAATTGTGGTGTGGACTGAGGACATGGATATCGACAATACCAGCCCTGTTGAGTCTGACGATGAACTGTCAAGTCTCAAAAGCGATTTCGA GGAAGAGCCACACCAGGTCGATGCTGACCCGATCTCGATACAAACATCCACTGATGGCGATCCTGTCAACTCTTTCCCCTCGTCATTATCGAATCTCACAGAGCTGTCAGACCTCTCATCGATACCGTCGATGGCGTCGAGTAAGGCTACTACCCCTACGCCAGTTGAGGCTGAGGGTCTACAAGACCAAGAGCAACCAATCGACGAGCAACCCCCTTCTCACCAACAATCGCCGTCTCACGAGGCTGAACGCTACAATTTCAACATCAGACCAAAAGCCTCAATTCCGACCGATATCTCGCCTTACAGATATGCGTCAGAATGCATCTCGGCTGCCGAGTCGAGTCGACTTAACCCTTACGCCCTCCATCCAGAGGAATATCTCCTCCTTCGTCATCATGTATCTTATACACAGGTCACAACATACCTCAACGTCAGAAATGGCATCTTACGCCTATGGCTTCAGCGTCCTTGGATTGGCGTGACGCGATTAGAAGCAGTTGGATGTGCAAATGCCCGCTGGTTTGATGCAGCCAGTGTTTGCTATGATTGGCTTGTTCGTCGGGGTTATATAAATTATGGCTGCGTGCAGATACCAGAAACCGAAACAGAAGACAGCATTGCTCCGGTGAGGAGACAGAAGACAATCGCTGTTATTGGTGCTGGAATCTCCGGTCTCGGGTGTGCTAGACAGCTGGAGGGCTTATTCAAACAGTTCGCTGATCGGTTTCAAGAGCGAGGCGAGCCTCCGCCTCGTGTCGTTGTGCTTGAAGGGCGAAGCCGCGTTGGGGGAAGAGTGTACTCTCGCGAATTCCAAACCAAACCCAAAGAGCCTGCGCCAGCTTTTGAAGGCAAGCGACATACTGCAGAGATGGGTGGTATGATTATAACTGGATTTGATCGAGGAAACCCCATCAACATACTTCTTCGGGGCCAGCTCAGCCTGCCATACCATGCACTTACGGCGGACACTACTATATATGACAGTAACGGAAGGGCAGTTGACCCTGTGCGGGATCAACTAGTTGAAAAGCTATACAATGATTGTCTAGATCGAGTCAGCGAGTACAAGCATAAGAACCAGCCAGCAAAGCTTATCGAGGGCAGACGGGACCTTATAGAAGAGGGACGAGATAGTCCTGGCGACGGTAGTAAGACCATGTTCCAGGAGGAAGAAACTGCCGCAGCGCAACCAGACGCAGCACCAGTAGCTCAACAAAATGTCCCAGAAAAGGTCAATTTGATACCGGTGTCCTCAGACAAGCTCACTGGCCGTGTACATATGGAGCCTGGAACCCCTGCCACCATCAAAGCATCCGACAAGGCAAAGCTTATGGGATGGACAATTCGAGATTCAGCTGAGGGTGAGAACATCGACTTGGTACCAGCAATACACGAAGAGGGCGCAACCTTGGGTTCCGTTCTTGACTCCACCATTTCTCAGTACAAACAAATTGTCGGTCTTAATGCTCAGGATCACCGACTGATAAATTGGCATGTTGCCAACTTGGAGTACAGTAATGCAACAAGCCTGCACAACCTGAGTCTTCCATTGTGGGACATTGATGCGGGTAATGAATGGGAGGGGAGCCACACCATGGTCGTTGGCGGCTACCAGAGTGTTGCTCGTGGATTAGCTCAATGTCCAAGTCCTCTTGATCTAAAGACCAAGTTCCCTGTCAAGAGCATATCCTATCACACTGGTGAGGGCATGGCTTCAGCCGCGATTGAATGTGAGGATGGTTCAGTAGTGGATGCCGATGCCGTTGTCTGCACTATCCCTCTTGGCGTCTTGAAGCAGAATAATATCGTCTTCAACCCGCCTCTACCGTCATGGAAGACCGATGTCGTTGAGCGCTTAGGTTTTGGCATACTGAACAAGGTCATTCTAGTATATGACAAAATTTTCTGGGAGCAAGACAGACACATATTTGGCGTGTTGCGGGAGTCGTCAAACCGACACAGTACGTCACAGAAAGATTACGCGACGAGTCGTGGTCGCTTTTTCCAGTGGTTCAATGTTTCCAATACGACAGGCTTGCCATGCCTTATTGCCCTCATGGCTGGCGAAGCAGGTTTTGAGACCGAGCACTCCAGTAATGATAGTCTTGTGGCCGAGGCAACAGAGGTGCTCCGCCGTGTCTTTGGCAAGGACGTTCCTTATCCAGTAGAGGCTATGGTCACTCGGTGGGGCTCGGATCGTTTTGCTCGGGGAAGTTATTCGTCTGCTGCTCCAGGTATGCAGCCTGAGGATTACGACGTTATGGCACGGCCTGTTGGGAACCTTTTCTTCGCAGGTGAACATACTATCGGCACGCATCCGGCTACAGTACACGGTGCCTACCTGTCTGGTCTAAGAGCAGCTTCGGAAGTGTTGGAGACTCTGATAGGACCTGTTGAGGTTCCAACCCCTTTGATCCTACCCAGGGATTCTGTACTACTACGCAAGCGTAAGGAGCCTGCCAGAGACCTAAAACCGGCACGGCTACAGGCCTATGAACAGGAGATACAGGCTCACATTCAAGCGAAAATTGGAGAACGACCCTCTCGCCCGCCCAAGGTGGCCAGTAACCCCTACATCCTTTACAGCAGGGATTTATTTGATGTCGCACGGAAGAAGTGTGAAGAGAACCGAAAACCCGGAAGAGGCGGCCGTGCTGTGCCCAACGAAGTTCGCATAATGACATCAAAGATGTGGAAGGAGGCTACACCTGAAGAGCGTAAACCGTACGAGGATCAGGCAAATGAAATGAAACAAGGCTACGCTGAAGCTGTACAGGCCTGGAACCAAGCTACTAAAAAATGGGATCAAGAGTCTGCCGCTCTGAGAGCAGCTTATGAGAAAGAGAATCCATTCGATGCTTACAAAATGCAAATGGAAGATTTGCCTCGCGAGGCATCATATAAGCAGCGTCGGACAAGAAATATCAGTTATGCGGAGGATGGCGATAGCGATGCTGGGTTCTGA